The following proteins are encoded in a genomic region of Sulfurovum indicum:
- the typA gene encoding translational GTPase TypA has product MQKIKNIAVIAHVDHGKTTLVDELLQQSGTFAAHQQVDERVMDSNDIEKERGITILSKNTAITYGDHKINIIDTPGHADFGGEVERVLKMVDGVLMLVDAQEGVMPQTKFVLKKAIELGLIPVVVINKIDKDGAEPDRVLDEMFDLLVALDANDEQLEFPVLYAAARDGYAKWNLEDENKDMTPLFEAILEKVPYPTGSADNDTQAQVFTLDSDNFVGRIGITRIFNGRVKKGDEYMLVKASGEKIKSRVSKLIGFKGLERIEIEEAEAGDIVAIAGFADIDVGDSICDPSNPVALDPMHVEEPTLSVIMSVNDGPLAGTEGKHVTSNKIRERLEKEMETNIAMRMEPLGDASFKVSGRGELQIGILAENMRREGFEFLLARPEVVVKEENGVKMEPFEHLVVDVPEEFQGVAIEKLGKRKAEMTSLTPMPDGTVRIEFEIPARGLIGFRSEFLTDTKGEGIMNHSFIEYRPYSGVVISRTPGALISMDDGEAVAFSLYNLQARGILFIHPQDKVYNGMVIGESARPGDLEVNPLKGKQLTNMRSSGSEDAIKLVPPREMSLEHAMEWIEDDELIEVTPENIRIRKKYLDPTMRKRVQRDKKNAAK; this is encoded by the coding sequence ATGCAAAAGATCAAAAACATTGCCGTTATCGCTCACGTTGACCACGGTAAAACAACGTTAGTAGATGAACTGCTTCAACAGTCGGGTACCTTTGCTGCGCATCAGCAGGTAGATGAAAGAGTGATGGACAGCAACGACATCGAAAAAGAGAGAGGGATCACGATCCTTTCAAAAAATACGGCTATTACGTACGGTGATCACAAGATCAACATTATCGATACTCCGGGGCACGCCGATTTTGGAGGAGAAGTTGAGCGTGTTCTCAAGATGGTAGATGGCGTATTGATGCTTGTCGATGCACAGGAAGGGGTTATGCCTCAGACCAAATTCGTTCTGAAAAAAGCGATCGAACTGGGGCTTATCCCGGTAGTTGTCATCAACAAGATCGACAAGGATGGTGCAGAACCTGACAGAGTACTTGATGAGATGTTTGACCTGCTTGTTGCTCTTGATGCAAATGATGAACAGCTTGAGTTCCCTGTACTCTATGCAGCTGCAAGAGATGGATATGCAAAATGGAACCTTGAAGATGAGAACAAAGATATGACACCGCTTTTTGAAGCGATTCTTGAAAAAGTACCTTATCCAACCGGTTCAGCAGACAATGATACGCAGGCACAGGTCTTTACACTCGATTCGGATAATTTTGTAGGACGTATAGGGATCACCCGTATTTTCAACGGAAGAGTGAAGAAGGGTGATGAGTATATGCTTGTCAAAGCCAGCGGGGAGAAGATCAAGTCACGTGTTAGCAAACTGATTGGTTTCAAAGGGCTTGAACGTATTGAGATTGAAGAAGCAGAAGCGGGTGACATCGTTGCAATCGCAGGATTTGCCGATATTGATGTAGGAGACTCGATCTGTGATCCGTCCAATCCTGTGGCACTTGATCCAATGCATGTGGAAGAACCGACGCTCTCGGTCATTATGTCGGTCAACGATGGTCCGTTGGCGGGTACAGAGGGTAAACATGTTACCTCAAACAAGATCCGTGAGCGTCTTGAAAAAGAGATGGAGACCAATATTGCAATGCGTATGGAACCGCTTGGCGATGCCAGTTTCAAAGTTTCAGGCCGTGGTGAACTTCAGATCGGTATTTTGGCAGAGAATATGAGACGTGAAGGATTTGAGTTCCTGCTTGCGCGTCCGGAAGTGGTTGTAAAGGAAGAGAATGGTGTTAAAATGGAACCGTTCGAACACCTGGTTGTTGATGTACCTGAAGAGTTCCAAGGGGTTGCCATTGAAAAACTTGGAAAGCGTAAAGCAGAAATGACATCACTTACACCGATGCCTGACGGAACTGTACGCATTGAGTTCGAGATTCCGGCAAGAGGGCTCATCGGGTTCCGTTCGGAGTTTCTGACAGACACCAAAGGTGAGGGGATCATGAACCACTCGTTCATCGAGTACAGGCCATACTCCGGTGTGGTCATCAGTCGTACACCGGGAGCACTCATCTCTATGGATGACGGAGAAGCGGTTGCTTTCTCTCTTTATAACCTGCAGGCACGGGGTATACTCTTTATTCACCCGCAGGATAAAGTCTATAACGGTATGGTTATCGGTGAGAGTGCAAGACCAGGAGACCTTGAGGTCAATCCGCTCAAAGGAAAGCAGCTGACTAACATGCGTTCTTCAGGAAGTGAAGATGCCATCAAACTGGTACCGCCGCGCGAAATGAGTCTTGAACATGCAATGGAGTGGATTGAGGACGATGAACTTATTGAGGTAACACCTGAGAATATCCGTATACGTAAGAAATATTTGGATCCGACGATGAGAAAACGTGTTCAGCGTGACAAAAAAAATGCTGCCAAATAG
- a CDS encoding deoxyguanosinetriphosphate triphosphohydrolase, producing MRPDERFHHFQVDFRDPYARDRDRVLHCSSFRRLEYKTQVFLNHEGDYFRTRLTHSLEVSQIARTLSRMLQLNETLAEVIALSHDLGHTPFGHVGGDELDRLLKADGHLLGFEHNFQSFRVLTKLEKRYKEFDGLNLTFATLEGVLKHSFPYHKPFLENLDERFALDKHPSLEAMVVDHADEIAYTSHDIDDGIKYGLITFGDLLEDELCLRVDSMVQEEGVYPDEPLYRHRFVAGLIKLLVEDFIENSKVGAARYRKAEPIVAALDAREKLPVGFSEVTARALKILKKRLFKKLYKHEKIVRKMYAGKQCIKGLYTAFNDDTDLLPVHQKALLETRPKHRVIADYMAAMTDRYALKTYHELYGLSL from the coding sequence ATGCGCCCAGACGAACGTTTCCACCACTTTCAAGTTGATTTCCGTGACCCTTATGCCAGGGATCGGGACAGGGTACTGCACTGTAGTTCCTTTCGGAGACTGGAATATAAAACACAGGTCTTTCTCAATCATGAGGGTGACTATTTCCGTACCCGTCTGACACACTCTCTGGAAGTGAGCCAGATCGCGCGGACACTCTCAAGAATGCTGCAGCTGAATGAGACGCTTGCCGAAGTAATTGCTCTTTCCCACGATCTGGGACATACACCTTTTGGACATGTAGGGGGTGATGAACTCGACAGGTTGTTAAAAGCAGATGGACATCTGCTTGGTTTTGAACATAATTTTCAGTCTTTCAGGGTATTGACAAAGCTTGAAAAACGCTATAAAGAATTCGATGGGCTCAATCTTACCTTTGCCACGCTTGAAGGGGTATTGAAACACTCTTTCCCCTACCATAAACCTTTTTTGGAAAATCTGGATGAACGTTTTGCGTTGGATAAACATCCAAGCCTGGAAGCAATGGTGGTTGATCATGCTGATGAGATCGCCTATACCTCTCACGATATCGATGACGGAATCAAGTATGGACTGATCACTTTTGGAGATCTGCTTGAAGATGAACTTTGTTTGAGGGTGGACAGTATGGTACAGGAGGAGGGGGTTTACCCGGACGAACCACTCTACCGGCACCGTTTTGTAGCCGGACTCATCAAACTTTTGGTAGAGGATTTTATTGAAAACTCCAAAGTGGGGGCAGCACGGTATAGAAAGGCAGAGCCGATTGTTGCCGCACTTGATGCTAGAGAGAAACTTCCTGTCGGTTTCTCTGAGGTAACAGCGAGAGCGTTGAAAATACTTAAAAAACGGCTTTTTAAAAAGCTTTACAAACATGAAAAAATTGTACGTAAGATGTATGCCGGAAAGCAGTGTATCAAAGGACTTTACACCGCATTTAATGATGATACAGATCTGCTGCCGGTACATCAGAAAGCACTTTTGGAAACACGTCCTAAACACCGGGTCATTGCCGACTATATGGCAGCAATGACAGACCGCTATGCACTTAAAACCTATCATGAACTTTACGGCTTATCACTATAA
- a CDS encoding FAD-dependent thymidylate synthase, whose product METIEMYNITYVKPKVTLLQESGLGVAEIAARTCYDSFENSENACVRDAMEDLDTDAVNAIEHSDLLANLAWVHHHHSIIEHATLSYLIRGTSRGVLQEHARHRLQAISVRSTRYTMSSVINAFVASLEAKESFAFFLEKLLSLELFVIADEAYLFIEIRAIYDKLRFQYERDENFLKNAIAKSSLPFLEEHKGNAQTLYEALECGKKKRNVGDAFKHIVSDNWKVDMVVTFNIRSLKNYFDLRASGSAWFQIQWLAEAMKAVTPVKYLQLIDKKHKNI is encoded by the coding sequence ATGGAAACGATCGAGATGTACAATATAACCTACGTAAAACCAAAAGTAACCCTTCTTCAGGAAAGCGGCCTTGGTGTAGCGGAGATCGCAGCACGTACCTGTTACGACAGTTTCGAGAACTCTGAGAATGCATGTGTAAGAGATGCGATGGAAGACCTTGATACCGATGCTGTCAATGCCATCGAACATTCCGATCTGCTTGCCAACCTTGCCTGGGTACACCATCACCATTCCATCATTGAACATGCTACGCTCAGTTACCTCATCCGCGGTACATCCAGAGGTGTACTTCAGGAGCATGCACGCCACCGGTTGCAGGCGATCTCTGTGAGATCTACACGCTACACTATGTCCTCTGTCATCAATGCCTTTGTTGCCTCTTTGGAAGCCAAAGAGAGCTTTGCTTTCTTTCTGGAGAAACTACTCTCCCTCGAACTCTTCGTTATTGCCGACGAAGCCTATCTCTTCATTGAGATCAGAGCGATCTATGACAAACTCCGTTTCCAATATGAAAGAGATGAGAATTTCCTCAAAAATGCTATAGCAAAATCATCTCTTCCCTTCCTGGAAGAACATAAAGGTAATGCCCAGACACTTTATGAGGCATTGGAGTGTGGGAAGAAAAAACGTAATGTGGGGGATGCCTTCAAACATATCGTTTCAGACAACTGGAAGGTCGATATGGTAGTCACTTTCAATATCAGAAGTCTTAAAAACTATTTTGATCTTAGGGCCTCCGGATCCGCATGGTTCCAGATACAATGGCTTGCCGAAGCGATGAAAGCAGTTACGCCAGTCAAATATCTGCAGCTCATTGACAAAAAACATAAAAACATCTAA